The following proteins are co-located in the Dromiciops gliroides isolate mDroGli1 chromosome 2, mDroGli1.pri, whole genome shotgun sequence genome:
- the B3GNT2 gene encoding N-acetyllactosaminide beta-1,3-N-acetylglucosaminyltransferase 2 — protein MSVGRRRIKLLGVLMMANFFIYLIVEVSKSSNQEERGKGEVIMPKGKFWRKPVPAKAYWNREQEKLNNLYNPILSILANTTVEENLILNASVLNSCEPDLSVMSTVKDFENLPDRFKDFLLYLRCRNYSLLIDQQGKCKQKPFLLLAIKSLTSHFDRRQAIRESWGKETHFGNQTVVRVFLLGQTPAEDHFPDLSDMLKFESEKHQDILLWNYRDTFFNLTLKEVLFLKWVSTSCPDVQFVFKGDDDVFVNTHQILNYLNSISKEKAKDLFIGDVIKDAGPHREKKLKYYIPESVYEGAYPPYAGGGGFLYSGSLALRLNKVSEQVLLYPIDDVYTGMCLQKLGLAPEKHRGFRTFDIEEKNRKNICSYTDLMLVHSRKPQEMISIWSQLQNLRVNC, from the coding sequence ATGAGTGTTGGACGCCGAAGGATAAAGTTGTTGGGAGTTTTGATGATggcaaacttttttatttatttgattgtgGAAGTCTCCAAAAGTAGTAACCAAGAAGAACGTGGAAAAGGAGAAGTTATAATGCCCAAAGGCAAGTTTTGGAGGAAACCTGTACCTGCCAAGGCCTATTGGAATAGGGaacaagagaaattaaataacctgTACAATCCCATTTTGAGCATCCTGGCCAATACGacagtagaagaaaatttgattttgaatGCAAGCGTTCTTAATTCCTGTGAGCCGGACCTCTCAGTGATGTCAACAGTTAAAGATTTTGAAAACCTACCTGATAGATTTAAAGACTTTCTGCTTTATCTGAGATGTAGAAATTATTCACTACTGATAGACCAACAGGGCAAGTGCAAGCAGAAACCTTTCCTTCTGCTGGCTATTAAGTCACTCACTTCCCATTTTGATAGAAGACAAGCAATTCGAGAGTCTTGGGGTAAAGAGACTCATTTTGGGAACCAAACAGTTGTAAGAGTCTTTTTATTGGGACAGACTCCCGCTGAGGATCACTTTCCTGACCTTTCAGATATGTTGAAATTTGAAAGTGAGAAGCACCAGGACATTCTTCTTTGGAACTACAGGGATACTTTCTTCAACTTGACTCTGAAAGAAGTACTATTTCTGAAGTGGGTGAGCACTTCCTGTCCAGATGTCCAGTTTGTTTTCAAGGGGGATGATGATGTTTTTGTAAATACTCATCAGATCCTAAATTACTTGAATAGCATATCTAAGGAGAAAGCCAAAGACTTATTTATAGGTGATGTGATCAAAGATGCTGGACCTCATCGTGAGAAAAAGCTCAAGTACTATATCCCAGAAAGTGTTTATGAAGGTGCCTACCCTCCTTATGCAGGAGGGGGTGGGTTTCTCTACTCCGGTAGTCTAGCCCTGAGGCTGAACAAAGTATCTGAGCAGGTCCTTCTCTATCCCATTGATGACGTTTATACTGGCATGTGCCTTCAAAAACTTGGCCTCGCTCCAGAAAAACACAGAGGCTTCCGAACATttgatatagaagaaaaaaacaggaaaaatatttgCTCTTACACAGACTTAATGTTAGTACATAGCAGAAAACCACAGGAAATGATTAGCATTTGGTCCCAGCTTCAAAATCTTCGTGTAAATTGCTGA